One Salmo trutta chromosome 12, fSalTru1.1, whole genome shotgun sequence genomic region harbors:
- the trim32 gene encoding E3 ubiquitin-protein ligase TRIM32 — translation MAAALPALDPDLLREVLECPICLETYNQEQLRPKLLQCGHTVCRQCLEKLLANTINGVRCPFCSRVSRMSSISQLADNLTVLKILDCASSCTTAGALMCKSCRNRLPRQYCLDCGTVLCDLCKGEGHQQQGHTVQPIRVAAEQRRKDLGGKLASLREAMDHIQKKRAAIDSLTKNMRVKYRAVQQEYTRAELRLQEELGRQRRAFAASMAEVEKLNSQILEEQTYLLNLAEVQVVSRCDYLTMQVKQSDIALLEDGGVRDEEELDLRSSLDLPTLIKLQDPELVTTEHPEALDVAQLTTKPCTVNTDEDEGLLEFGVGTMCRAAGAVGDLYRDIDIVMPVDEVCASPGSFKSKSMDEGGPSSPGDARAGSGPQHCQFVKKMGCKGNLPGMFNLPVSICVTSQGEVLVADRGNYRIQIFNRKGFQREIRRNPSSIDNFVLSFLGADLPNLIPLSIAITPQGLIGVTDNYDNSVKVYTTDGHCVACHKNQLIKPWGIAAMPSGQFVVSDVEGGKLWCLAVDRNVGVVNYNRLCSAVRPKFVTCDAAGTVYFTQGLGLNIENRHNEHHLEGGFSIGSVGTDGQLGKQLSHFFSETEDFRCITGMCVDANGDLLVTDSGRKEILQFPKEGGFNVLIQEGLTCPVGVAVTQKGQLMVLDCWDHCVKVYTYLQRRRSSTC, via the coding sequence ATGGCGGCAGCTTTGCCGGCTCTGGACCCGGACCTGCTACGGGAGGTCCTGGAGTGCCCCATCTGCCTGGAGACGTATAACCAGGAGCAGCTGCGGCCCAAGCTCTTGCAGTGTGGCCACACCGTGTGCAGACAGTGTCTGGAAAAGCTGCTGGCTAACACCATTAACGGCGTGCGCTGCCCCTTCTGCAGCAGGGTCTCCCGCATGAGCAGCATCTCCCAGCTGGCCGACAACCTCACTGTGCTCAAGATCCTGGACTGTGCCAGCTCCTGCACCACCGCCGGTGCCCTCATGTGCAAGTCCTGCCGCAACCGCCTACCCCGACAGTACTGCCTAGACTGCGGCACAGTGCTTTGCGACCTCTGCAAGGGTGAGGGCCACCAGCAGCAGGGCCACACCGTCCAGCCCATCCGGGTGGCCGCTGAGCAGCGCCGGAAGGACCTGGGTGGTAAGCTGGCATCGCTCCGCGAAGCCATGGACCACATCCAGAAAAAGAGGGCAGCCATTGACAGTCTGACAAAGAACATGCGGGTAAAGTACCGGGCAGTGCAGCAGGAGTACACCAGGGCTGAGCTGCGTCTGCAGGAGGAGCTGGGGCGCCAGCGGCGGGCCTTCGCTGCCTCCATGGCCGAGGTGGAGAAGCTTAACAGTCAGATCCTGGAGGAGCAGACATACCTGCTGAACCTGGCCGAGGTGCAGGTGGTGTCCCGCTGCGACTACCTGACCATGCAGGTGAAGCAGAGTGACATTGCCCTGTTGGAGGACGGAGGGGTGAGGGACGAGGAGGAGCTGGACCTAAGGAGCAGCCTGGACCTGCCTACTCTGATCAAGCTCCAGGACCCTGAGCTGGTGACTACGGAGCACCCAGAGGCCCTGGACGTGGCCCAGCTCACCACCAAACCCTGCACCGTCAACACTGATGAGGATGAGGGTCTGCTGGAGTTTGGGGTTGGTACCATGTGCAGGGCTGCAGGGGCGGTGGGGGACCTGTACAGAGACATTGATATAGTAATGCCTGTAGATGAGGTGTGTGCCTCACCGGGCAGCTTTAAATCCAAGTCCATGGATGAAGGGGGGCCCTCCTCTCCCGGTGATGCCAGGGCTGGCTCGGGGCCACAGCACTGCCAGTTTGTAAAAAAGATGGGTTGCAAGGGTAACCTGCCGGGGATGTTCAACCTGCCAGTTAGCATCTGCGTCACCTCACAGGGTGAGGTCCTTGTGGCTGACCGGGGCAACTACCGCATCCAGATCTTTAACCGCAAAGGCTTCCAGAGGGAGATCCGCCGCAACCCCAGCAGCATCGACAACTTTGTCCTGAGCTTCCTGGGCGCTGACCTGCCCAACCTCATCCCACTGTCCATCGCTATCACGCCTCAGGGCCTCATCGGGGTCACCGACAACTACGACAACTCGGTCAAGGTATACACCACCGATGGCCACTGTGTGGCCTGCCACAAGAATCAGCTGATCAAGCCCTGGGGCATCGCCGCCATGCCCTCGGGTCAATTTGTGGTGTCTGACGTGGAGGGCGGCAAGCTCTGGTGCCTGGCGGTGGATCGCAACGTGGGTGTGGTCAACTACAACCGCCTATGCTCGGCCGTGCGGCCCAAGTTCGTGACGTGCGACGCGGCAGGCACCGTCTACTTCACCCAGGGGTTGGGCCTGAACATTGAGAACCGCCACAACGAGCACCACCTAGAGGGGGGTTTCTCCATTGGCTCGGTGGGCACGGATGGCCAGCTGGGCAAACAGCTCAGCCACTTCTTCTCGGAGACTGAGGACTTCCGTTGCATCACGGGCATGTGCGTGGACGCAAACGGGGACCTTTTGGTGACAGACAGCGGCAGGAAGGAGATCCTGCAGTTCCCCAAAGAGGGCGGCTTCAACGTGCTCATCCAGGAGGGACTGACGTGCCCTGTGGGCGTGGCCGTCACACAGAAAGGACAGCTGATGGTGCTGGACTGCTGGGACCACTGTGTAAAAGTCTACACGTACCTACAGAGGAGACGCTCCTCCACCTGCTAG